A window of the Streptomyces finlayi genome harbors these coding sequences:
- a CDS encoding M23 family metallopeptidase gives MPAKGKHRRTKSGSIARGIFAAGTGGAVLALPLIGATGASAAEQAAPAAASVAAAHTAPVVVSKTAPKTYSVVSGDYLSKIAAEQKIKGGWQKLYKDNREVVGKDPSLIFPGTELTLGAKASGSAEAAPSKAVAPRATAPKAAAPASAAPEAIAPKADTASDSASSSVETAAPADTGASEGNSSGWAAPVANATVTTPYRASGSMWSSGYHTGADFQAASGTSVRAIGPGTVVSAGWSGSYGNEVVIKHEDGMYSQYAHQTSLSVSAGDTVTGGQQIGLSGSTGNSSGPHLHFEVRTGPSYGSDVDPVSYLRQHGVSL, from the coding sequence ATGCCCGCAAAGGGTAAGCACCGTCGTACGAAGTCCGGCTCGATAGCCCGTGGCATCTTCGCCGCGGGGACCGGCGGAGCCGTCCTCGCGCTCCCGCTGATCGGCGCCACCGGCGCGAGCGCCGCCGAGCAGGCCGCGCCCGCCGCCGCCTCGGTCGCCGCGGCGCACACCGCGCCCGTCGTCGTGTCCAAGACCGCCCCGAAGACCTACTCCGTGGTTTCCGGCGACTATCTGTCGAAGATCGCCGCCGAGCAGAAGATCAAGGGCGGCTGGCAGAAGCTGTACAAGGACAACCGTGAGGTCGTCGGCAAGGACCCGAGCCTGATCTTCCCCGGCACCGAACTCACGCTGGGCGCAAAGGCATCCGGCTCGGCCGAGGCCGCTCCTTCGAAGGCCGTCGCTCCCAGGGCCACCGCGCCGAAGGCCGCAGCCCCCGCGAGCGCCGCACCCGAGGCCATCGCTCCCAAGGCGGACACGGCCTCCGACTCGGCCTCCTCGTCCGTGGAGACCGCCGCACCGGCGGACACCGGCGCCTCGGAGGGCAACAGCTCCGGCTGGGCGGCCCCCGTGGCCAACGCCACCGTCACCACGCCGTACCGCGCCTCCGGCTCCATGTGGTCCAGTGGTTACCACACCGGTGCCGACTTCCAGGCCGCCTCCGGCACCAGTGTCCGGGCCATAGGCCCCGGCACCGTGGTCTCGGCCGGCTGGAGCGGTTCGTACGGCAACGAGGTCGTCATCAAGCACGAGGACGGCATGTACTCCCAGTACGCCCACCAGACCTCGCTCAGCGTCTCGGCCGGCGACACGGTGACCGGCGGTCAGCAGATCGGCCTCTCCGGTTCCACCGGCAACTCCAGCGGCCCGCACCTCCACTTCGAGGTCCGCACCGGCCCGAGCTACGGCTCGGACGTCGACCCGGTCTCGTACCTGCGTCAGCACGGCGTCTCCCTCTGA
- a CDS encoding STM4011 family radical SAM protein yields the protein MDLTVLYRGPLASCDYACPYCPFAKRRDTPAQLRADRAALERFTAWAAARTGDRLSVLFTPWGEGLVRSWYRSALVELSRLPHIGRVAIQTNLSCRTGWLADADLDKAALWCTYHPGQTPYERFLGKCRELAELGVRHSVGIVGLDSHLDEARRLRAALPDEVYLWVNAAEGHLYTDEEADRWTALDPLFPYSRHPHTSAGLPCRTGESVISVDGDGTVRRCHFVRAELGNLYDGSYRRSLGPRGCPLAVCDCHIGYVHLETLPLYDVFAGGVLERIPSRRTLPLPELS from the coding sequence ATGGACCTGACTGTTCTCTACCGGGGCCCCCTGGCTTCGTGCGACTACGCCTGCCCGTACTGCCCGTTCGCCAAGCGGCGCGACACTCCCGCGCAACTGCGCGCCGACCGCGCGGCCCTGGAGCGCTTCACCGCGTGGGCGGCGGCCCGGACGGGCGACCGGCTCTCGGTGCTCTTCACGCCGTGGGGCGAGGGGCTGGTCCGGTCCTGGTACCGCAGTGCTCTGGTCGAGCTCTCGCGGCTGCCGCACATCGGCCGGGTCGCCATCCAGACCAACCTCAGCTGCCGTACCGGCTGGCTGGCGGACGCCGACCTCGACAAGGCCGCGCTGTGGTGCACGTACCACCCGGGCCAGACCCCGTACGAGCGGTTCCTCGGCAAGTGCCGTGAGCTGGCGGAGCTCGGAGTCCGTCACAGCGTCGGCATCGTCGGGCTCGACAGCCATCTCGACGAGGCGCGGCGGCTGCGAGCCGCGCTTCCCGACGAGGTCTACCTCTGGGTCAATGCCGCCGAGGGCCACCTGTACACGGACGAGGAGGCGGACCGCTGGACGGCCCTGGACCCCCTGTTCCCCTACAGCCGGCACCCCCACACCTCGGCCGGGCTCCCCTGCCGGACCGGTGAGTCGGTCATCTCGGTGGACGGCGACGGCACGGTGCGACGGTGTCATTTCGTCCGTGCCGAGCTCGGCAACCTCTACGACGGCAGTTACCGCCGGTCCCTGGGCCCGCGCGGCTGTCCCCTCGCCGTCTGCGACTGCCACATCGGCTATGTGCACCTGGAGACGCTGCCGTTGTACGACGTCTTCGCGGGCGGTGTGCTGGAGCGGATACCGTCCCGGCGCACCCTCCCCCTTCCCGAGCTGTCCTAG
- a CDS encoding STM4015 family protein: protein MSDVDHLQELSGLPAVDFEAGTAVVRPAAGAAAWRIGVEPYEDEDRTWEEEFNAFLDEVDPAGVRALIIGQWGESYDKDSSYPVGLVVAAADRLTSLEAVFVGDLVQEEAEISWIEQSDVTALLTAFPRLEVLGVRGGTGLRFPPVKHESLRGLIIETGGLPVEVIRGVQDSELPALEMLELWLGVSAYGGDATVADLQPLLSGTRFPALRHLGLRNSELQNEIATAIASAPVVAQLRTLDLSSGTMGDEGAAALLEGQPLTHLDALDLHHHFLGEPMERRVREALEPHGVRVDLSDRNTPWDNRGAEGRYTTVAE, encoded by the coding sequence ATGTCCGATGTCGACCACCTGCAAGAGTTGTCCGGCCTTCCCGCCGTCGATTTCGAAGCCGGGACCGCTGTCGTCCGGCCGGCGGCCGGCGCCGCGGCCTGGCGCATCGGTGTCGAGCCGTACGAGGACGAGGACCGGACCTGGGAGGAAGAGTTCAACGCCTTCCTCGACGAGGTCGACCCGGCAGGGGTCCGCGCCCTGATCATCGGCCAGTGGGGCGAGTCCTACGACAAGGACTCCTCGTACCCGGTCGGTCTCGTCGTCGCGGCCGCCGACCGGCTGACCTCGCTGGAGGCGGTCTTCGTCGGGGACCTGGTGCAGGAGGAGGCGGAGATCTCGTGGATCGAGCAATCGGACGTCACCGCGCTGCTCACCGCTTTCCCTCGACTCGAGGTCCTCGGAGTGCGCGGTGGGACGGGGCTGCGGTTCCCGCCGGTCAAGCACGAGAGTCTGCGCGGCCTGATCATCGAGACCGGCGGTCTGCCCGTGGAGGTGATCCGCGGCGTGCAGGACAGCGAGCTGCCCGCCCTGGAGATGCTGGAACTGTGGCTGGGTGTGTCCGCGTACGGAGGCGATGCCACGGTGGCGGACCTCCAGCCCTTGCTGTCCGGCACCCGGTTCCCCGCGCTGCGCCATCTCGGTCTGCGCAACAGCGAGTTGCAGAACGAGATCGCGACGGCGATCGCCTCGGCCCCGGTCGTCGCCCAGCTCCGTACGCTGGATCTGTCCTCCGGCACGATGGGCGACGAGGGTGCTGCCGCGCTCCTCGAAGGTCAGCCGCTCACCCACCTCGACGCACTCGATCTGCATCACCACTTCCTCGGTGAGCCGATGGAACGCCGTGTCCGTGAGGCCCTGGAACCGCACGGGGTGCGGGTGGATCTGTCGGACCGCAACACCCCTTGGGACAACCGAGGTGCCGAGGGCCGCTACACCACCGTGGCGGAGTGA
- a CDS encoding SGNH/GDSL hydrolase family protein, producing the protein MADDSKLSQRGLQNVIGVKSVIGSYAAIGDSFTEGVGDPGPDGTFVGWADRFAVLLADQLPAPYEGSGLTASRHGNFRYANLAVRGRLLDQIVAEQVPRAKELAPDLVSFCAGGNDILRPGSDPDDVAERFERAVAELADGVGTVMITTGFDPRHMPVLRHLRGKIATYTAHVRSIADRYDCPVLDLWSLRSVQDRRAWDNDRLHLSPEGHTRVALRAAQVLGIDVPADPGQSWPPQALRRPFDDRRDDIQWAREYLVPWIGRRLRGESSGDHVEAKRPDLLPL; encoded by the coding sequence GTGGCAGACGATTCGAAACTCAGTCAGCGCGGTCTCCAGAACGTCATCGGCGTCAAGAGCGTCATAGGGTCGTACGCGGCGATCGGCGACAGCTTCACCGAGGGCGTCGGCGACCCCGGACCCGACGGGACCTTCGTCGGCTGGGCGGACCGTTTCGCGGTGCTGCTGGCGGATCAGCTCCCGGCCCCCTACGAGGGGAGCGGCCTCACCGCCTCACGGCACGGCAACTTCCGGTACGCCAACCTCGCCGTACGCGGGCGGCTCCTCGACCAGATCGTCGCGGAACAGGTCCCGCGGGCCAAGGAACTGGCTCCCGACCTCGTGAGCTTCTGCGCGGGCGGGAACGACATCCTGCGGCCGGGCAGTGACCCCGACGACGTGGCCGAGCGTTTCGAGCGCGCCGTCGCCGAACTGGCCGACGGGGTCGGCACCGTCATGATCACCACCGGCTTCGACCCCCGCCACATGCCGGTCCTGCGTCACCTGCGGGGCAAGATCGCCACCTACACCGCCCATGTACGCTCCATCGCCGACCGCTACGACTGCCCGGTCCTGGACCTGTGGTCGCTGCGGTCCGTGCAGGACCGCCGGGCCTGGGACAACGACCGGCTGCACCTGTCGCCGGAGGGGCACACCAGGGTCGCGCTCCGCGCCGCCCAGGTCCTCGGCATCGACGTGCCGGCCGACCCCGGCCAGTCGTGGCCGCCGCAGGCGCTGCGCCGCCCGTTCGACGACCGGCGCGACGACATCCAATGGGCCCGCGAGTACCTGGTGCCCTGGATCGGGCGCCGGCTGCGCGGCGAGTCCTCCGGGGACCACGTCGAGGCCAAGCGCCCGGACCTGCTGCCGCTCTAG
- a CDS encoding STM4013/SEN3800 family hydrolase, protein MSRIVGSHDLLFVTLDTLRHDVAAELAAAGRIPHLVRHLPGGVWEKRHAPGSFTYASHQAMFAGFLPTPEAPGPHPRLFAARFAGSETTADGTFVFDTPDLVSGLAGAGYRTVCIGGVGFFNKRGPLGSVLPDLFQESHWAPAFGVASPTSFEEQVTHAEQVVAQLPEDQRLFLFVNVAALHQPNWFHRDGATPDAGDSRETHAAALEYVDRHIGRLFAAASSRRRCFAIVCSDHGTAYGDDGYTGHRIGHEAVWTVPYAHFFLEPGATR, encoded by the coding sequence ATGAGCCGGATCGTGGGCAGCCACGATCTGCTGTTCGTGACCCTGGACACCCTGCGTCACGATGTCGCGGCGGAACTGGCCGCGGCCGGGCGCATCCCGCACCTGGTCCGTCATCTGCCCGGTGGCGTGTGGGAGAAGCGGCATGCTCCGGGGAGCTTCACGTACGCCTCCCACCAGGCGATGTTCGCCGGGTTCCTCCCGACGCCGGAGGCGCCGGGCCCTCATCCACGGCTGTTCGCGGCGCGCTTCGCGGGCAGCGAAACCACGGCGGACGGCACCTTCGTCTTCGACACCCCCGACCTGGTCTCCGGGCTCGCCGGTGCCGGCTACCGCACGGTGTGCATCGGTGGCGTCGGCTTCTTCAACAAGCGCGGGCCGCTGGGATCCGTCCTTCCGGACCTGTTCCAGGAGAGCCACTGGGCGCCCGCCTTCGGTGTCGCCTCCCCCACCTCGTTCGAGGAGCAGGTGACCCACGCCGAGCAGGTGGTCGCCCAACTCCCCGAGGACCAAAGGCTGTTCCTCTTCGTGAACGTCGCCGCCCTGCACCAGCCCAACTGGTTCCACCGGGACGGTGCCACACCCGATGCGGGTGACTCACGGGAGACCCACGCCGCCGCGCTGGAGTACGTCGACCGGCACATCGGACGGCTCTTCGCCGCGGCGAGCAGCCGCCGCCGGTGCTTCGCCATCGTCTGCTCGGACCACGGCACGGCCTACGGCGACGACGGATACACCGGTCACCGCATCGGTCACGAAGCCGTCTGGACCGTGCCGTACGCCCATTTCTTCCTGGAGCCGGGAGCCACCCGATGA
- a CDS encoding DUF6745 domain-containing protein: MQYVNAWRAVAAATGAADRSAAENGVRLAYRSAGLAEPDTIVWADSPRAAVEAVEKLIGAGRSVRDEVRTRPWADERRRTYDELGPAGWSALWSATGAQLWETTAALAERIRTGVVADLCERPEDESDVRLVLLDAVLGQHDAAWLAAFDGRGDRLTGLAEAARNAGWWWPYERAVVISERPVALHRDEAGRLDRGDGPALSYADGFALHAWRGMPVPAEFLAGLATLTPERIRGEENAELRRVMLEFYGYDRYLAESGAEPVHRDETGILWRIAMDGDEDVVMVEVVNSTPEPDGTHRTYWLRVPPGTRTAKDGVAWTFGLDGQAYAPVRQT, encoded by the coding sequence ATGCAGTATGTGAACGCTTGGCGGGCTGTGGCGGCGGCGACGGGGGCCGCCGACCGGTCGGCCGCCGAGAACGGCGTACGGCTTGCCTACCGCAGCGCGGGGCTGGCCGAACCGGACACCATCGTCTGGGCCGATTCGCCCAGGGCGGCCGTCGAAGCGGTGGAGAAGCTCATCGGGGCGGGGCGCTCGGTGCGGGACGAGGTCCGCACCCGCCCGTGGGCGGACGAGCGCCGCAGGACGTACGACGAGTTGGGCCCGGCGGGCTGGTCGGCGCTCTGGTCCGCCACCGGCGCCCAGCTCTGGGAGACCACCGCGGCGCTGGCCGAACGGATACGGACCGGAGTGGTGGCGGATCTCTGCGAGCGCCCGGAGGACGAGTCCGATGTGCGGCTCGTGCTGCTCGACGCGGTCCTCGGACAGCACGACGCGGCCTGGCTGGCCGCCTTCGACGGGCGGGGAGACCGGCTGACCGGGCTGGCGGAGGCCGCCAGGAACGCCGGGTGGTGGTGGCCGTACGAGCGCGCCGTCGTGATCAGCGAGAGGCCGGTCGCCCTCCACCGCGACGAGGCGGGGCGGCTGGACCGCGGGGACGGCCCGGCGCTCTCCTACGCCGACGGTTTCGCGCTTCACGCCTGGCGGGGCATGCCGGTGCCCGCCGAATTCCTCGCGGGCCTGGCGACGCTCACACCCGAACGGATACGGGGCGAGGAGAACGCGGAACTGCGCCGCGTGATGCTGGAGTTCTACGGTTACGACCGCTACCTCGCGGAGTCCGGCGCCGAGCCCGTGCACCGGGACGAGACGGGGATTCTCTGGAGGATCGCCATGGACGGCGACGAGGACGTGGTGATGGTGGAGGTGGTCAACTCCACCCCGGAGCCCGACGGCACCCACCGGACGTACTGGCTCCGGGTGCCGCCCGGGACCAGGACGGCGAAGGACGGAGTCGCCTGGACCTTCG
- a CDS encoding STM4012 family radical SAM protein yields the protein MTTSTAATATAAAPPATRPYQSYVYAYPHKTAYRPLEEHPAGRRPLSELWAAERKDALSLYIHIPFCEVRCGFCNLFTRIGAPKELTTRYLDALDRQATTVRDALGDVDPVRFAAAAFGGGTPTFLTAAELERLCDIAEKRMGADLRSVPLSVETSPSTATADRLAVLAERGATRVSIGVQSFVDAEARAAVRPQRRADVEGALGRIRDAGIPVLNIDLIYGIDGQTEVTWRASLDAALAWRPEELYLYPLYVRPLTGLGRLGAATPPGAQAAADAAWDDQRLRLYRAGRDHLLAEGYEQVSMRMFRRTGAPHEGPDDYACQTDGMIGLGCGARSYTSFLHYSFDYAVEMREIRGIIDAFTTAEDFSRAEVGRYVDDGEARRRHLLQSLLQAEGLRCAEYRARFGTDPYEDFPSELHRFAARGWLAGAGNDGLLRLSPEGLAHSDALGPELFSPAVRAAMAAYEVK from the coding sequence ATGACCACCAGCACCGCCGCCACCGCCACTGCCGCCGCCCCACCGGCCACCAGGCCGTACCAGAGCTACGTCTACGCCTACCCGCACAAGACCGCGTACCGCCCGCTCGAAGAGCACCCCGCCGGACGGCGCCCGCTGAGCGAGTTGTGGGCAGCGGAGCGCAAGGACGCGCTCTCCCTGTACATCCACATTCCGTTCTGCGAGGTCCGCTGCGGCTTCTGCAATCTGTTCACGCGGATCGGCGCGCCAAAGGAGCTGACGACGCGCTATCTCGACGCGCTGGACCGTCAGGCGACCACGGTTCGTGACGCGCTGGGCGACGTGGACCCGGTGCGTTTCGCCGCCGCCGCGTTCGGCGGCGGCACGCCCACCTTCCTGACGGCGGCCGAGCTGGAACGGCTCTGCGACATCGCGGAGAAGCGGATGGGAGCCGACCTCCGGTCCGTCCCGCTGTCCGTGGAAACCTCGCCCTCCACGGCCACGGCGGACCGGCTGGCCGTCCTCGCCGAGCGGGGGGCGACGCGTGTGAGCATCGGTGTGCAGAGCTTCGTGGACGCGGAGGCCCGTGCCGCGGTCCGCCCGCAACGCCGGGCCGATGTGGAAGGGGCCCTGGGCCGCATCCGCGATGCCGGTATCCCGGTGCTCAACATCGATCTCATCTACGGCATCGACGGCCAGACCGAGGTCACCTGGCGCGCTTCCCTGGACGCGGCGCTCGCCTGGCGCCCCGAGGAGCTGTATCTCTACCCGCTGTACGTGCGCCCGCTGACGGGGCTCGGCCGTCTGGGCGCCGCGACACCGCCCGGGGCGCAGGCCGCGGCGGACGCGGCCTGGGACGACCAGCGGCTGCGGCTCTACCGCGCCGGCCGCGACCATCTCCTCGCCGAGGGCTACGAGCAGGTGTCGATGCGGATGTTCCGCCGTACCGGCGCCCCGCACGAGGGTCCGGACGACTACGCCTGCCAGACGGACGGGATGATCGGCCTCGGCTGCGGCGCCCGTTCGTACACCTCGTTCCTCCACTACTCCTTCGACTACGCCGTGGAGATGCGGGAGATCCGGGGCATCATCGACGCCTTCACCACTGCGGAGGACTTCTCCCGGGCGGAGGTGGGGCGGTACGTCGACGACGGCGAGGCGCGCAGGCGCCATCTGCTGCAGTCCCTGCTCCAGGCGGAGGGTCTGCGGTGTGCGGAGTACCGGGCGCGGTTCGGGACGGACCCGTACGAGGACTTCCCCTCCGAGCTCCACCGCTTCGCGGCGCGCGGCTGGCTGGCCGGGGCGGGGAACGACGGCCTCCTCCGCCTCTCCCCGGAAGGTCTGGCGCACTCCGACGCGCTGGGACCGGAGCTGTTCTCCCCCGCTGTACGGGCCGCGATGGCCGCGTACGAAGTGAAGTGA
- a CDS encoding STM4014 family protein, which translates to MRSRAPRFAVVGIPGNRRVSLFQDAVRAAGLPEARVISWRAVLRGEAVFLPGESVRIDSPGEDAEVERLLRGVDDPTRVEGSARWYAAFTTAVRDVARAAEVAGAVLLDDPGDIAVLFDKRLCHGVLSDAAVPVPASPTSGPLAPAVRGWSDVRELMRGHGMKRAFVKLAHGSSASGVLAVETTGDGRVRAATSVERDSAGRLFNSLRVRRCTTEAEVAAVVDALAPDGLHIERWLPKASQHGRAADLRVVVVAGRATHAVVRTSRSPMTNLHLGGERGDLDAVRAAVEAAGGSWAAALAVGERAAGCFPGTLCVGVDLLPSTGWRRFAVCEVNAFGDLLPRLTGLPGSGAEHQDTYAAQVAAVPNRARNHRVDAVH; encoded by the coding sequence ATGCGCAGCCGGGCGCCGCGCTTCGCGGTAGTGGGTATTCCGGGAAATCGCCGCGTCTCTCTGTTCCAGGACGCGGTGCGCGCCGCCGGGCTGCCGGAGGCACGGGTGATCTCCTGGCGCGCCGTGCTGCGTGGCGAGGCGGTCTTCCTGCCGGGGGAGTCCGTCCGGATCGACTCCCCCGGTGAGGACGCCGAGGTGGAGCGGCTGCTGCGTGGGGTCGACGATCCAACGAGGGTGGAGGGTTCCGCACGGTGGTATGCCGCGTTCACCACCGCCGTACGGGACGTGGCCCGGGCCGCCGAGGTGGCCGGGGCCGTGCTGCTCGACGATCCCGGGGACATCGCGGTGCTGTTCGACAAGCGGCTGTGCCACGGCGTGCTGAGCGACGCCGCGGTGCCCGTACCGGCGTCGCCGACGTCCGGGCCACTGGCGCCCGCCGTGCGTGGCTGGAGCGATGTACGTGAGCTGATGCGGGGGCACGGCATGAAACGGGCCTTCGTGAAGCTCGCCCATGGTTCGTCCGCGTCCGGGGTGCTCGCGGTGGAGACCACCGGCGACGGCCGGGTGCGGGCGGCCACCTCGGTCGAGCGGGACTCGGCGGGACGCCTGTTCAACTCGCTGCGGGTGCGCCGCTGCACCACGGAGGCCGAGGTCGCCGCGGTCGTCGACGCCCTCGCACCGGACGGGCTGCACATCGAGCGCTGGCTGCCGAAGGCTTCGCAGCACGGCCGGGCCGCCGACCTGCGGGTCGTCGTGGTGGCGGGCCGGGCGACACACGCGGTCGTACGGACCAGCCGCTCCCCCATGACCAACCTTCACCTCGGCGGCGAACGCGGCGACCTCGACGCGGTCAGAGCCGCTGTCGAGGCGGCCGGCGGCAGCTGGGCCGCTGCCCTCGCCGTCGGCGAGCGGGCCGCCGGCTGCTTCCCCGGCACGCTGTGCGTGGGCGTCGATCTGCTCCCCTCCACCGGCTGGCGGCGCTTCGCCGTCTGCGAGGTCAACGCCTTCGGTGATCTGCTGCCCCGCCTGACCGGCCTGCCGGGCAGCGGCGCCGAGCACCAGGACACCTATGCGGCGCAGGTCGCGGCCGTACCGAACCGAGCAAGGAACCACCGTGTCGACGCTGTCCACTGA